One Thermosphaera aggregans DNA segment encodes these proteins:
- a CDS encoding adenylate kinase yields the protein MKIIMIGAPGAGKGTYAQYLRDKYCIPHISTGDIFREEVRKGTQLGLIAKQYMDRGELVPDDIVIEIVKKRLQEKDVENGFILDGFPRTLNQAKALEEVIPVDAVVHVLVSEEVAVRRLSGRVICPVCGRVYNIYYEPKPKNDEICDYDGSKLVRRPDDDPEIVRNRYRVFYQTFTPIIEYYREKRKLIEINGEGGISFVMPLLEKVLRENGILNKPPCREDL from the coding sequence TTGAAAATAATCATGATAGGCGCACCGGGCGCTGGCAAGGGAACGTACGCTCAGTATTTAAGGGATAAGTACTGCATCCCCCACATAAGTACGGGAGATATTTTCAGGGAGGAAGTAAGGAAAGGTACTCAGCTCGGGCTCATCGCTAAGCAATATATGGATAGAGGGGAACTAGTACCCGACGATATCGTCATAGAGATTGTTAAGAAAAGGCTTCAGGAAAAAGATGTTGAAAACGGCTTCATCCTCGACGGATTCCCCAGAACCCTCAACCAGGCTAAAGCACTAGAGGAGGTCATTCCCGTTGATGCAGTAGTACATGTGCTGGTTTCAGAGGAGGTAGCTGTCAGGAGGCTTAGCGGCAGAGTCATATGTCCCGTCTGCGGAAGGGTTTACAACATTTACTATGAACCCAAGCCAAAGAATGATGAGATTTGCGACTACGATGGTTCAAAGCTTGTGCGGCGTCCTGACGACGATCCAGAAATAGTTAGGAACAGGTACAGGGTTTTCTATCAAACATTCACACCAATCATTGAGTATTACAGGGAGAAGAGAAAGCTTATTGAGATTAACGGTGAAGGAGGTATCTCCTTCGTCATGCCCCTACTTGAAAAAGTGCTCAGGGAGAATGGAATACTGAACAAACCCCCGTGCCGCGAGGACTTGTGA
- a CDS encoding YkgJ family cysteine cluster protein, whose amino-acid sequence MPREVVKGAKFSFKCQRSGVCCSSGPNVTLTSYDICRIAKYMNVDWRELVGKYVNAVVADHIPVPFLRGERDRCVFLVKVNGLPSCSIYPARPMRCRLFPFIPYGPKVLDKMYVSSICPGVGKGGEIDPPWGDLEKYSEEVSDHYRRLYDFIFNKGYEPIKALEEVTDTVCKEISEL is encoded by the coding sequence TTGCCTCGTGAAGTAGTGAAAGGGGCTAAATTCAGTTTCAAATGCCAGAGAAGTGGTGTTTGCTGCAGTAGCGGGCCAAACGTGACTTTAACCTCCTACGATATATGCAGAATAGCGAAATACATGAATGTGGACTGGCGGGAGCTCGTTGGCAAGTACGTTAATGCCGTAGTAGCAGACCATATACCGGTACCATTTCTAAGAGGTGAGAGAGACCGCTGCGTCTTCCTTGTTAAAGTCAACGGCTTACCCTCATGCAGCATCTACCCTGCAAGACCCATGAGGTGCAGGCTCTTCCCGTTCATCCCATACGGGCCTAAAGTGCTTGACAAGATGTATGTCTCCAGCATATGCCCAGGCGTGGGGAAGGGAGGTGAAATAGATCCTCCATGGGGGGATTTGGAGAAGTATTCGGAGGAGGTTTCCGATCACTACCGGAGACTTTACGATTTTATCTTTAACAAGGGATATGAACCGATTAAAGCATTAGAGGAAGTTACAGATACAGTGTGCAAGGAAATTTCTGAGCTATGA
- a CDS encoding helix-turn-helix transcriptional regulator, producing the protein MFNQKILAFIVALTLVSAFTPVFNGEAAYSISINLSYDLLSNTGLMEIVLDIHDSSNTTMFEIPLAFIGEDAWFNIVNITATPEAGSLIYEYNEHDKILRLIALNTTRVTAWLIAENITDNYAPGVYGFFLNLEEFAGAGSASFKLYVYGSHGVMVENLGGKAYNGTVYYSNSFTVLQIDRPGLYFVLLLTNIEEPPVNQPSPATGFSTIIAIIVALLAVGIAGVFIYLWRRRVSIELEPVATRDLLTDEVVRDIIVTLGKAGDKGLQQSELVSLTGRPKSSISRRIKKLEDEGYVSVLRSGKYNYLRLTEKGFEAFKKITSKEKRND; encoded by the coding sequence ATGTTTAACCAGAAAATTTTAGCATTCATAGTTGCTCTTACACTGGTCTCGGCTTTCACACCAGTTTTCAATGGCGAGGCCGCATATTCGATATCAATCAATCTTTCCTATGATTTGCTGTCGAATACCGGGTTAATGGAGATAGTGCTCGATATTCATGATTCTTCAAACACTACTATGTTTGAAATACCGTTGGCGTTCATTGGTGAAGATGCATGGTTCAACATTGTCAACATCACAGCCACCCCTGAAGCAGGGAGTTTGATATACGAGTACAACGAGCACGATAAGATTTTAAGGCTAATAGCCTTGAACACCACGCGCGTCACGGCATGGTTGATAGCGGAGAACATCACCGATAATTACGCGCCAGGCGTGTACGGGTTTTTCCTAAACCTGGAAGAATTCGCTGGCGCGGGCTCTGCGAGCTTTAAACTCTATGTTTACGGAAGCCACGGAGTCATGGTTGAAAATCTAGGTGGTAAAGCATACAATGGAACAGTCTATTACTCAAATTCTTTCACAGTTCTACAGATCGACCGTCCCGGCTTATACTTTGTACTGCTTCTAACAAATATTGAAGAACCTCCTGTTAACCAGCCCTCTCCAGCCACAGGCTTCAGCACAATCATCGCTATTATCGTAGCTCTTTTAGCGGTCGGGATTGCAGGGGTCTTCATATACTTATGGAGGAGAAGAGTATCGATCGAGCTTGAACCAGTAGCTACAAGGGACTTGTTAACCGATGAAGTAGTAAGAGATATTATAGTGACTCTTGGGAAAGCCGGTGATAAAGGCCTCCAGCAATCTGAACTAGTAAGCTTAACTGGTAGGCCAAAATCAAGCATAAGCAGGAGAATCAAGAAGCTTGAGGATGAGGGATACGTTAGCGTGTTGAGGTCGGGCAAGTACAACTACCTTAGACTAACGGAGAAAGGATTTGAGGCTTTCAAGAAAATAACTTCCAAGGAGAAGAGGAATGACTGA
- a CDS encoding Lrp/AsnC family transcriptional regulator gives MDDVELKLTSMMIKNPRMSLLKLSRELGLNYISLRERFRKLQRNGLIDFRLAVSPALLGDVAGVVRVRCSEVDKIVGKALTCNRVISAVTLNGSEALLILYGRSKDEIATLVSVLTSELAEKVEVNIEYGKIPFGEKISLKNPEPGCSGVLKCSNCIPVLRNRGKNNHQH, from the coding sequence TTGGATGATGTAGAGTTAAAACTGACCAGCATGATGATTAAAAACCCGCGAATGAGCCTCCTCAAGCTTTCACGCGAGCTTGGGCTTAACTATATCTCGCTAAGGGAGAGGTTCAGGAAGCTTCAGAGAAACGGTCTCATAGATTTCAGGCTCGCAGTATCCCCAGCTCTTTTAGGAGACGTGGCAGGGGTTGTAAGGGTTAGGTGTAGCGAGGTAGACAAGATTGTTGGTAAAGCTTTAACCTGCAACAGAGTTATCTCGGCTGTAACGCTCAATGGTAGCGAGGCATTGCTCATACTCTACGGCAGGTCGAAGGATGAAATCGCAACCTTAGTCTCGGTTTTAACCTCCGAGCTTGCGGAGAAGGTTGAAGTAAACATTGAGTATGGCAAGATACCATTCGGGGAGAAAATATCGTTGAAGAACCCGGAGCCGGGGTGTAGCGGAGTATTGAAGTGTAGCAACTGTATACCCGTGCTAAGAAACAGGGGTAAGAACAATCACCAGCACTGA
- a CDS encoding D-aminoacyl-tRNA deacylase: protein MYGLAYSINDPAGAGIARALRDKMGLSESSVCKNSITCFQGGNIVLAGFREDVIYFDFLDDRMPPEVEIYIILSRHSSEARVKSYTVHHTGNFGGNALYGGNPGELGISSPMVSWLLLRALHDSWRNSSRAEYEVSYEATHHGPTSLSKPLVFVEIGSSVDEWGDPSNHFIIASSIVKLLESPPADCKPVIGIGGGHYPRKHTEIALKENVCYGHIIPKYALQHLSQEILDKMISRSDIDVRGIIVEKKGTRIEHRSLIEDYASRRGIEVRYV, encoded by the coding sequence ATGTACGGTCTTGCTTACAGCATAAACGATCCCGCCGGTGCGGGAATAGCGCGCGCTCTCAGGGATAAGATGGGGCTTTCAGAATCCTCTGTTTGCAAGAACAGCATAACCTGCTTTCAAGGCGGGAATATTGTTTTAGCAGGATTCAGGGAGGATGTGATATATTTTGATTTTCTAGATGATAGAATGCCTCCGGAGGTTGAAATATACATCATCTTGTCGAGACACTCCAGCGAGGCACGAGTTAAAAGTTACACGGTCCACCACACAGGCAACTTTGGTGGGAACGCTTTGTACGGTGGCAACCCAGGGGAACTCGGTATATCATCGCCTATGGTTTCTTGGCTTCTTTTGCGAGCATTGCATGATAGCTGGAGGAATAGTAGTCGAGCCGAGTACGAGGTTAGCTACGAGGCAACACATCACGGCCCAACCTCCCTATCTAAGCCGCTGGTCTTCGTGGAAATCGGTAGCAGCGTGGACGAGTGGGGAGACCCGTCAAACCACTTCATTATTGCCTCTTCGATTGTAAAGCTCCTTGAATCGCCACCGGCAGATTGTAAGCCGGTAATCGGGATAGGTGGTGGACATTACCCTAGAAAGCACACGGAAATAGCTTTGAAAGAGAATGTTTGCTATGGCCACATTATTCCCAAGTACGCCCTCCAACACCTTTCCCAAGAAATCCTTGACAAGATGATTAGTAGGAGCGATATCGACGTAAGAGGGATTATCGTTGAAAAGAAGGGCACTCGCATCGAACATAGGAGTCTTATAGAGGATTACGCGAGCAGGAGAGGTATAGAAGTAAGATACGTTTGA
- a CDS encoding aldo/keto reductase: MPGLIERKQVGSDTISPIGLGTYGIKNYSKAFEAYVYGLTNGIDHVDTAEMYDMGRAEEFVGEVLKQVGRDGVFITTKMLPNRLDDREKIVRAAQESLRRIGVSYVDLYLIHWPNERLSITQQVQNFEVLVDKGLTRYIGVSNFSLSQLKEAVYATKKAPIVALQVHYSVLNRREVEEQLLPYCAFQKILLQAYTPIERGSVKDNPCVRAVSEKTGRTPIQVALNYLISHENVVAIPKAERVEHVKELIGAMGWRIPEAHINYLRKCLEEH, translated from the coding sequence ATGCCTGGCCTAATCGAGAGGAAACAGGTAGGCTCTGATACGATCTCTCCCATAGGTTTAGGGACCTATGGGATAAAGAATTACTCAAAGGCTTTCGAAGCTTATGTTTATGGTTTGACAAACGGGATCGACCACGTTGACACGGCAGAGATGTATGACATGGGGAGAGCGGAGGAGTTTGTGGGAGAGGTTTTAAAGCAGGTAGGCAGGGATGGCGTATTTATCACCACTAAGATGCTACCCAATAGGCTGGACGATAGGGAGAAGATAGTTAGAGCAGCCCAGGAAAGCCTGAGAAGGATTGGCGTAAGCTATGTTGACTTATACCTTATACACTGGCCTAATGAAAGGCTGTCTATCACACAGCAGGTTCAGAATTTTGAGGTACTTGTTGACAAGGGCTTAACTAGGTATATAGGTGTTAGCAACTTCTCTCTTAGCCAGCTGAAAGAAGCTGTTTACGCTACCAAGAAAGCCCCTATTGTAGCTCTACAAGTCCATTATAGTGTGCTAAACAGGAGAGAGGTGGAGGAGCAGTTGCTACCTTACTGCGCGTTCCAGAAAATATTGCTTCAGGCCTACACTCCTATAGAGAGAGGCTCCGTTAAGGATAATCCCTGCGTTAGAGCAGTCAGCGAGAAAACGGGTAGGACACCAATACAGGTTGCGCTGAACTATCTAATTTCTCATGAAAACGTGGTAGCAATTCCTAAAGCTGAAAGAGTTGAACACGTTAAGGAATTGATAGGTGCAATGGGCTGGAGAATTCCAGAAGCCCATATAAACTATCTTAGAAAATGCCTTGAAGAACATTGA
- the metG gene encoding methionine--tRNA ligase subunit beta — MSQEVGIEDFSRIELRVGLVKSAEKVQGSEKLIRLVVDLGALGERQIIAGLGKWYPPEYFIGKYIIVVANLKPKKMMGLESKGMLLATDTDPPVIATVEKPVAPGSRLF, encoded by the coding sequence ATGAGCCAGGAAGTAGGGATCGAGGACTTTTCGCGCATCGAGCTGAGAGTTGGACTGGTCAAATCCGCAGAGAAGGTGCAGGGGAGTGAGAAGCTTATCAGGCTAGTCGTTGACCTCGGGGCCTTGGGCGAGAGGCAGATCATAGCGGGCCTGGGTAAATGGTACCCACCCGAATACTTCATTGGTAAATACATCATTGTGGTTGCAAACCTGAAGCCGAAAAAAATGATGGGGCTTGAAAGCAAAGGCATGCTACTAGCAACAGATACTGATCCGCCCGTGATAGCCACTGTTGAAAAACCAGTTGCTCCGGGAAGCAGGTTGTTTTAA
- a CDS encoding GNAT family N-acetyltransferase, translated as MEIEIGHTSSVIYARLKGSEEKAFLRYSVENNSMLLLETYTPPVFRGQGIAKRLVEYAIELARQRGLAIIPICSYTVYFFMKNREYRSILHPDYRDLSDEEWKKLFDEAFSREKSKPS; from the coding sequence ATGGAGATAGAGATTGGTCACACTTCATCCGTTATATATGCTAGGTTGAAAGGAAGTGAGGAAAAAGCCTTTCTGAGATATAGTGTTGAAAACAACTCCATGTTGTTGCTGGAGACTTACACACCACCGGTTTTCAGAGGACAGGGTATTGCTAAGCGTTTAGTAGAGTATGCTATTGAGCTGGCGAGACAGAGAGGTTTAGCGATAATTCCGATATGTAGCTACACAGTATATTTCTTCATGAAGAACAGGGAGTATCGAAGCATACTACACCCGGATTACAGGGATTTAAGCGATGAGGAGTGGAAAAAACTGTTTGATGAAGCTTTTTCACGTGAGAAATCAAAGCCTTCCTAG
- a CDS encoding tRNA(Phe) 7-((3-amino-3-carboxypropyl)-4-demethylwyosine(37)-N(4))-methyltransferase, translated as MKFNIESWRKRKKSFWRRILEDLEIGYLDKDLLPLLLLLNLDARIYTMSSCSGRITLVDGDNPWSREDTSVVFKKHLPITLDELASIYRVKVARKLWIVVTGPIIHLSSSQIPLALRILEHARKEGYKHSGIMHLSRSKGFLLELSTGIWVSQLLRTVENLVVPEEGLSLVVKEYNRILLEGKKRLDKLYSSLKQIIPEEVDLEVNEDIGKKLMYLGNVTPLQVFCELAGINEDFMTQR; from the coding sequence ATGAAATTCAACATTGAATCTTGGAGAAAGAGGAAGAAATCCTTCTGGAGGCGAATTCTGGAGGATCTGGAAATAGGGTATTTGGATAAGGACCTTCTCCCTCTCCTCCTATTGCTCAACCTTGACGCACGCATTTACACGATGAGTAGCTGTAGCGGTAGGATCACCCTTGTCGACGGTGACAATCCTTGGAGCAGGGAGGATACTAGCGTGGTTTTTAAAAAGCATCTCCCAATTACTCTCGATGAACTAGCAAGCATTTACCGGGTGAAAGTAGCTAGGAAATTATGGATCGTTGTTACGGGACCCATAATCCATCTCTCTTCTTCCCAGATACCTCTAGCCCTCCGGATCCTTGAACACGCGAGGAAAGAAGGCTATAAACACAGCGGCATCATGCATTTAAGCCGTTCGAAAGGGTTTTTATTAGAATTGTCCACGGGGATCTGGGTCTCGCAGCTTTTGCGAACCGTTGAAAATCTTGTGGTACCCGAGGAGGGTTTAAGCCTTGTTGTCAAAGAGTATAACAGGATACTTTTGGAGGGGAAGAAGCGTCTCGACAAGCTGTATAGCTCTTTAAAACAGATAATCCCTGAAGAAGTGGACCTCGAAGTAAACGAAGACATCGGTAAGAAACTAATGTATCTTGGAAATGTGACTCCGCTACAAGTGTTTTGTGAGCTGGCTGGGATAAACGAGGATTTTATGACTCAGAGGTAA
- a CDS encoding tRNA sulfurtransferase, which produces MFNAILVRPGEYMVRVNTRATYLSFLRESIEKVFERKGLKAQLKVVDNVRILIDPLGSPLDQYLSILRYVPGISSFSPVVGIGKDYSVLIETISNILVRDRVRRFKIELQGSLGVGRKELTALISKAVVDETGAVVDLVEPEAVIGVDVRTRVMFVYNKVYKGMGGLPYGIQGCGVVLFSGGVDSALASIQAVKRGVRVIPVFVDMSPYWSPQAVERAMEGLKLLAEKTPWDRLKAYIVKNASRIVANAEIPLKYRCLACKATMYRIASLIAEKENCDLIITGESLGQVASQTSSNLKTLTRLVDKPVTRPLIFIDKEEIIEASRKIGFSVLSREVGECKLKPDSPATFSGKEVRDILAEYLKQAEKDLENIIHESEVVYL; this is translated from the coding sequence ATGTTTAATGCCATACTCGTGCGACCCGGGGAATACATGGTAAGAGTGAATACTAGGGCTACCTACTTATCTTTCCTGAGAGAAAGCATTGAGAAAGTGTTTGAAAGGAAAGGCTTAAAGGCGCAATTGAAAGTTGTAGATAATGTTAGAATACTAATAGATCCGTTAGGCTCACCCTTGGATCAATACTTAAGTATTCTGCGATATGTCCCCGGGATCTCTTCTTTCAGCCCTGTCGTGGGAATCGGGAAAGATTATTCCGTTCTTATTGAAACCATTTCTAACATCCTGGTAAGGGATAGGGTTAGAAGGTTTAAGATAGAGCTCCAGGGAAGTCTCGGCGTTGGTAGAAAAGAGCTTACAGCTCTCATATCTAAAGCAGTAGTTGATGAAACAGGAGCCGTTGTCGACCTGGTGGAGCCCGAGGCCGTTATAGGAGTCGACGTCAGAACCCGGGTAATGTTTGTTTACAACAAGGTCTACAAGGGGATGGGCGGGCTACCATATGGCATTCAAGGTTGTGGAGTAGTCTTGTTCTCAGGAGGCGTTGACTCCGCGCTGGCATCCATTCAAGCCGTTAAGAGGGGGGTTAGAGTAATTCCTGTCTTCGTAGACATGTCCCCTTACTGGTCCCCGCAAGCTGTTGAAAGAGCGATGGAGGGTTTAAAGCTTCTTGCTGAGAAAACCCCGTGGGACAGGCTTAAAGCATATATTGTGAAGAATGCTTCAAGAATCGTTGCAAACGCTGAGATACCTCTAAAGTACAGGTGCTTAGCATGCAAAGCAACCATGTACAGGATTGCTAGCCTGATAGCTGAGAAGGAAAACTGCGACCTTATCATCACAGGCGAATCACTGGGGCAGGTTGCCAGTCAAACCTCCAGTAATCTTAAAACCTTAACAAGACTCGTCGACAAGCCGGTCACGCGTCCGCTGATTTTCATAGACAAGGAAGAAATAATTGAGGCATCGAGGAAAATTGGATTCTCAGTTCTTTCACGAGAAGTCGGCGAATGCAAGTTGAAACCGGACAGCCCGGCGACATTCTCGGGTAAGGAGGTACGGGATATTCTAGCAGAGTACTTAAAACAGGCTGAGAAAGACTTGGAAAATATCATTCATGAGTCTGAAGTGGTTTACCTCTGA
- a CDS encoding MoaD/ThiS family protein — MVKVRVKYFLWLAEKAGCSLEEVSLSNSSLLSLLEHIKASRPRLSRIIESIIQSRSEVIVLVNNVSPKTLTVELKEGDEVVFMPPVSGG, encoded by the coding sequence ATGGTGAAGGTCAGAGTCAAGTATTTCCTATGGCTAGCTGAAAAAGCAGGTTGCTCCTTGGAGGAAGTCTCACTTAGTAACTCATCTCTTCTAAGCCTATTAGAACACATCAAGGCCTCTCGTCCAAGACTTTCGAGAATTATTGAAAGCATTATTCAGAGTAGGTCGGAAGTCATTGTTCTCGTCAACAACGTCTCACCTAAAACCCTTACCGTAGAGCTTAAAGAAGGGGACGAGGTCGTCTTTATGCCTCCTGTATCCGGGGGTTAA
- a CDS encoding DNA primase — protein MSGIPLYWKYPFLLRLEDVVPNSYTVLPVLIGNPDAPLYEKLLSYLKLIVEKTTVPQDRSSYNSDHEVIVFYSLGLVSKAIKEPQLLARTAVAYSKRAGFFFRSENDELLINVARKIGIGVIKSVQPPRLLRIVEEERGRKQFGWESLSYGITLTGFIRLVAGRLEQDSSYNLSSQIVHEGLVYVDRRRFTRLLEEACFHYILKTYEDLQPPSTEFLNGIEQLIAEVERYLENVKWWRRSFVKDRGVGEEVSGVVEEAFPPCIKKILSTIKSGGNPSHEERFNLAAFLVNIGYSVDDVLAVFRTTADFDEKIARYQVEHIAGLRGSRRKYTPYSCDRMKSVGACPIQNYCAGGRHPLSAYKHNLKLLKQSTEKSETGGPSSASETQ, from the coding sequence ATGTCCGGGATACCACTATACTGGAAGTATCCGTTTCTCCTTAGGTTAGAAGACGTGGTTCCAAACTCGTACACCGTTCTACCAGTATTGATTGGGAATCCTGATGCCCCACTATATGAGAAGCTTCTTTCATATTTGAAGTTAATTGTTGAGAAAACCACGGTACCACAGGATAGGTCATCCTACAATTCTGATCACGAGGTCATCGTCTTCTACTCTCTCGGACTGGTTTCTAAAGCTATTAAGGAGCCGCAACTACTAGCTAGGACTGCTGTTGCTTATTCTAAGAGAGCTGGCTTCTTCTTCAGGAGTGAGAACGATGAACTTCTAATTAATGTTGCCAGAAAAATAGGTATCGGTGTAATCAAATCAGTGCAGCCTCCAAGGCTTTTAAGAATTGTCGAGGAAGAGAGGGGTAGGAAACAGTTTGGATGGGAGTCCTTGTCGTACGGTATCACACTCACAGGCTTCATAAGACTCGTAGCCGGCAGACTTGAGCAGGACTCCTCTTACAATCTATCGAGCCAAATAGTTCACGAAGGGCTTGTATACGTGGATCGCAGACGGTTCACGCGTCTGTTAGAGGAGGCTTGTTTCCACTATATTTTGAAAACTTATGAAGACCTTCAGCCCCCATCAACCGAATTTCTAAACGGGATTGAACAATTAATTGCTGAGGTGGAACGATATCTCGAGAATGTAAAATGGTGGCGGAGAAGCTTTGTTAAAGATAGAGGTGTTGGCGAAGAAGTATCCGGCGTTGTAGAAGAAGCCTTCCCGCCTTGTATTAAAAAGATTCTCTCAACAATCAAATCAGGCGGCAACCCCAGTCACGAGGAAAGATTCAACCTAGCGGCTTTTCTCGTTAACATTGGATATAGTGTTGATGATGTTCTAGCAGTGTTTAGAACCACGGCGGATTTCGATGAAAAAATTGCGAGGTATCAGGTGGAGCATATTGCCGGGTTAAGGGGTAGCAGGAGGAAGTACACCCCTTACAGTTGTGACAGGATGAAATCAGTAGGTGCGTGCCCTATTCAGAATTATTGCGCTGGAGGAAGACACCCCTTATCTGCGTACAAGCATAATCTTAAACTTCTTAAGCAATCCACGGAGAAGTCTGAAACGGGGGGTCCCTCCTCTGCGAGCGAAACCCAGTAG
- a CDS encoding NAD(P)H-hydrate dehydratase has translation MITTLDMKVLETNSVALGLPLNNLMEAAGKSVADFVDSQLKSREEVSIVVMVGKGGNGGDGLVAARYLSSKGYRVEVLPAYPFSEIEHPDTFFNLKILKKLDSVVIHEPGRLRALENKDVIIDALIGTGVKGALKSPLRELVDKANEEKAYLKIAVDTPSGLNPDTGEVHGSAFKAHYTVTFHDLKPGLLKNPEYTGEVIVANIGIPVEADKYVGPGDVLHRIPPRPRDAHKGSSGRVLIIAGSMRYTGAAHLAAQASLLAGVDLSFLVVPEAIRDIVAGFSPDVITLPYPGEYLSNNATPVITKYIEELKPHAIAIGPGLGSELETLEAVKKLTNYLVGKNIPLVLDADALKTVKLGVDRFNGMVVLTPHRGEFRNITDYTVSEDLREASQMVETVAKDLNAVILLKAPIDIISNGEKTRFNKTGNPYMAVGGTGDVLTGLVTGLIPQVKNLFHAACIAAYLNGLAGDYLLKTGKHVSASNILKVLPIVKNKPLEIHKEIYD, from the coding sequence ATGATAACAACCTTAGACATGAAAGTCCTTGAAACAAACTCGGTCGCGCTAGGCTTGCCACTTAACAATTTAATGGAGGCGGCAGGTAAGAGCGTTGCAGACTTCGTGGATTCACAGTTGAAGAGTAGGGAGGAAGTAAGCATTGTGGTAATGGTTGGGAAGGGAGGAAACGGCGGGGACGGGCTTGTAGCAGCCAGGTATCTTTCATCAAAAGGCTACAGAGTTGAGGTTCTACCAGCCTACCCGTTCTCGGAGATAGAGCATCCCGACACGTTTTTCAACTTGAAAATTCTGAAAAAGCTTGATAGTGTGGTAATCCATGAGCCCGGGCGGCTAAGGGCTCTGGAGAACAAGGATGTGATCATTGACGCGTTAATCGGCACCGGGGTTAAGGGAGCTTTGAAATCTCCTTTAAGAGAACTTGTTGACAAGGCGAATGAGGAGAAGGCCTACTTGAAAATCGCTGTTGACACGCCTTCAGGACTTAACCCTGACACAGGGGAAGTACATGGGTCAGCTTTTAAAGCACATTACACGGTCACCTTCCACGATCTTAAGCCAGGATTGCTGAAAAACCCTGAGTATACTGGTGAGGTAATCGTCGCAAATATCGGCATCCCTGTAGAAGCAGATAAATACGTGGGGCCGGGCGATGTCCTCCATAGAATTCCTCCTCGACCAAGGGACGCGCATAAAGGCTCGTCTGGGAGGGTGCTCATCATTGCCGGAAGCATGAGGTACACTGGAGCAGCACACCTAGCGGCCCAAGCCTCCTTGCTAGCCGGGGTGGACCTCTCCTTCCTCGTGGTGCCCGAGGCGATCAGGGACATAGTGGCTGGTTTCTCACCAGACGTGATAACCCTGCCCTATCCGGGTGAATACTTGTCAAACAATGCAACACCTGTAATCACTAAATACATTGAAGAGTTGAAACCGCACGCTATCGCTATAGGACCGGGCCTTGGCAGCGAGTTGGAGACCTTGGAAGCCGTGAAAAAACTAACCAACTACCTGGTAGGAAAGAACATCCCCCTGGTTCTGGACGCAGACGCGCTCAAAACAGTTAAGCTAGGAGTGGACAGGTTCAACGGGATGGTTGTTTTAACGCCTCACCGAGGAGAGTTCAGGAACATCACGGACTACACTGTTAGCGAGGATCTCCGCGAGGCTTCACAAATGGTTGAAACCGTTGCAAAGGATTTAAACGCTGTGATCCTGTTGAAAGCACCAATCGACATTATAAGCAACGGGGAGAAAACACGGTTTAATAAGACCGGGAACCCGTACATGGCCGTAGGAGGCACCGGGGATGTTTTAACAGGGCTGGTGACAGGGTTAATACCCCAGGTTAAAAACCTGTTCCACGCTGCGTGTATAGCGGCATATCTGAACGGGTTGGCCGGGGACTACCTGCTTAAAACCGGCAAACACGTCTCAGCTTCAAACATACTCAAAGTACTTCCGATCGTTAAGAACAAGCCCTTAGAGATTCATAAAGAGATATATGATTAA